A window of Mangifera indica cultivar Alphonso chromosome 11, CATAS_Mindica_2.1, whole genome shotgun sequence contains these coding sequences:
- the LOC123230012 gene encoding probable beta-1,3-galactosyltransferase 8 → MHTAAGWPWPLENEPRKMRVKALSGKVIIVLCIACFLAGSVVRSWTNSHHTFQKNGHQQEEQEFPIIRHHVSKQLAEVRSDFDPENTLEKLVEAKPVDIMEEVTRTHQAIQSLDKTISALEMELAVARTRKIDGQNMVERASTNHSLQKAFVVIGINTAFSSKKRRDSLRESWMPTGAKLKKLEEEKGIVIKFVIGHSATRGGVLDKAIDEEDAEFHDFLRLKHVEGYHELSTKTRLYFSTAFSIWDAEFYLKVDDDVHVNLGMLMNTLARYRSKPRIYIGCMKSGPVLSQKGVKYHEPEYWKFGEEGNKYFRHATGQIYAISKDLAAYISINSPILHRYANEDVSLGAWLIGLEVEHVDDRSMCCGTPPDCEWKARAGKVCVASFDWSCSGICKSVERMKEVHQSCGEGDGALWNVDL, encoded by the exons ATGCACACAGCGGCGGGGTGGCCTTGGCCGCTTGAGAACGAGCCTAGAAAGATGAGGGTAAAAGCACTTTCAGGAAAAGTGATTATTGTTCTGTGCATAGCTTGCTTTCTTGCTGGATCAGTTGTGAGGTCATGGACCAATTCTCATCACACATTTCAGAAGAATGGTCATCAACAAGAAGAGCAGGAATTCCCGATTATCCGCCATCATGTTTCGAAGCAGCTTGCAGAAGTTAGAAGTGATTTTGATCCCGAGAATACTTTG GAGAAACTGGTAGAAGCAAAACCAGTAGATATCATGGAAGAGGTCACAAGGACTCACCAAGCTATTCA GTCACTTGATAAAACAATTTCAGCATTGGAGATGGAGCTAGCAGTAGCTAGAACAAGAAAAATCGATGGCCAAAATATGGTAGAAAGAGCAAGTACTAATCACAGTTTACAGAAGGCTTTTGTGGTCATAGGAATTAATACAGCTTTTAGCAGCAAGAAAAGGAGAGACTCACTCAGAGAAAGTTGGATGCCAACAG GGGCAAAGTTGAAGAAATTGGAGGAAGAAAAGGGGATAGTGATAAAGTTTGTGATAGGGCACAGTGCCACACGAGGTGGAGTTCTTGACAAAGCCATTGATGAAGAAGACGCTGAGTTTCATGATTTTCTGAGGCTCAAACATGTTGAAGGCTATCATGAATTGTCGACCAAGACTCGCTTATATTTTTCAACTGCCTTTTCTATTTGGGATGCTGAGTTCTACTTGAAAGTTGATGATGATGTTCATGTGAATTTAG GAATGCTAATGAACACGCTTGCAAGGTACCGGTCCAAGCCCAGGATCTATATTGGCTGCATGAAATCCGGTCCGGTTCTCTCTCAAAA GGGGGTGAAATATCATGAGCCAGAGTATTGGAAATTTGGGGAAGAAGGGAACAAGTATTTCAGGCATGCAACGGGCCAAATCTATGCCATTTCCAAGGATCTTGCTGCTTATATCTCCATCAATTC GCCAATATTGCATAGATACGCAAATGAAGACGTTTCGTTAGGGGCATGGCTCATTGGGTTGGAAGTTGAACATGTTGATGATCGCTCAATGTGTTGTGGGACTCCTCCAG ATTGTGAATGGAAAGCAAGAGCCGGGAAAGTATGCGTGGCATCATTTGATTGGTCGTGTAGTGGAATATGCAAATCAGTGGAAAGAATGAAAGAAGTTCATCAATCTTGTGGTGAAGGAGATGGTGCTCTTTGGAATGTTGATTTGTGA